From Deinococcus taeanensis, one genomic window encodes:
- a CDS encoding DUF4255 domain-containing protein, which produces MIAEVQQHLRALIHDEAQLPRDAIDVRFAAPTSSWVASLTRPTLNFFLHDLRENTALRSMAFTQTPMPGGVQRHLAPRRMDLRFLVTVFFKAQLDELGRDEWAVLWRVLTALLRQDEWDERYLPEEARRLNMAVLGSVTQSDAPQTVFSSLGLPVRPHLQYTVTVPLDLNVSRFAPLVLERDLSLRGSLDRDAPIVARRQRSSWQLRDAQGRPLADALVRSDTGARAFTDPHGVVHLDAPREAVTRLDVLTLDGQRLVLTPHTRQAQLSLAEAP; this is translated from the coding sequence ATGATCGCAGAAGTCCAGCAGCACCTGCGCGCCCTCATCCACGACGAGGCGCAGCTGCCCCGCGACGCCATCGACGTGCGCTTCGCCGCGCCCACCAGCAGCTGGGTCGCCTCCCTGACCCGGCCAACTCTCAACTTTTTTCTCCACGACCTGCGCGAGAACACCGCGCTGCGTTCCATGGCCTTTACGCAGACCCCCATGCCCGGCGGCGTGCAGCGGCACCTCGCGCCGCGGCGCATGGACCTGCGGTTCCTGGTCACCGTGTTCTTCAAAGCGCAGCTGGACGAACTGGGCCGAGACGAGTGGGCCGTCCTGTGGCGCGTCCTGACCGCGCTGCTCCGCCAGGACGAATGGGACGAACGCTACCTGCCCGAGGAAGCCCGGCGCCTGAACATGGCCGTGCTGGGCAGCGTCACGCAGTCGGACGCGCCTCAGACTGTGTTCAGCAGCCTGGGCCTCCCCGTCCGCCCCCACCTGCAGTACACCGTGACCGTGCCCCTCGACCTGAACGTGAGCCGCTTCGCGCCCCTCGTACTGGAACGCGACCTCAGCCTGCGCGGCAGCCTCGATCGGGACGCGCCCATCGTGGCCCGCCGGCAGCGGTCAAGCTGGCAGCTGCGCGACGCGCAGGGCCGCCCGCTGGCTGACGCCCTGGTCCGCAGCGACACCGGCGCGCGCGCCTTCACGGACCCGCACGGCGTGGTGCACCTCGACGCGCCGCGTGAGGCGGTCACCCGGCTGGACGTCCTGACCCTCGACGGGCAGCGCCTGGTGCTCACACCCCACACCCGGCAGGCGCAACTGAGCCTCGCGGAGGCCCCTTGA
- a CDS encoding GPW/gp25 family protein, which yields MTRPLSRPAPPDVLGTGVAFPISVNARGQLGMVSGERAVTQAILTLLMTARGQRVMRPEYGCRIHELVFAPGDATTLGLASYYVDEALRRWEPRIEVDRVQAQLDPGDAARIVVDLRYRLKGTPEPRSLIFPFYRAP from the coding sequence GTGACCCGACCTCTTTCTCGTCCCGCCCCGCCCGACGTCCTCGGTACCGGCGTTGCCTTTCCCATCAGCGTCAATGCCCGAGGTCAGCTGGGCATGGTGTCGGGCGAACGCGCCGTCACCCAGGCCATCCTGACCCTGCTGATGACCGCGCGCGGCCAGCGCGTAATGCGCCCCGAGTACGGCTGCCGCATTCACGAACTGGTGTTCGCGCCCGGCGACGCCACCACCCTTGGCCTCGCGTCGTACTACGTGGATGAAGCGCTGCGCCGCTGGGAACCCCGCATCGAGGTGGACCGCGTGCAGGCCCAGCTGGACCCGGGCGACGCCGCCCGCATCGTTGTGGACCTCCGTTACCGGCTCAAAGGCACTCCGGAGCCCCGGTCCCTGATCTTCCCCTTCTACCGCGCCCCCTGA
- a CDS encoding putative baseplate assembly protein, which translates to MPLPTVNLDDRRFDDILDEARRLIPQFCPEWTDHNPSDPGMAILEVFAWMTDLLLYRVNQVPDKLLIAFLDLIGVQLAPPRAAQAPVTFYLSAPQDTPLAIAAGTEVATLRTEVNEATVFSTERAGVIRPPRLSGLYTANTLAQVRLGGEGDTAGVRHDLAQLGLPGYRFPIFQPQPQPGDALFVQLDADHSEHVLALTFGVELAGGAGVNPQHPPYVWEVWQGGVSRWAPCDVEYDGTHAFNISGELILRLPTMREGSFFDQRGYWLRCRLTNEQMHAGYKVSPDLETLRVDARGITVPARHATVVTNELLGQSSGAPGQRFTLLHGPVLHLDPDRDLIEVVTPEGDASLYTPVADFSMSSPLDRHFTFDTSSREVAFAPSILQPDGSVYRFGTVPPQGAAIRMRRYQYGGGAGGNVPARSLTVLKSSLPYVARVTNHAPAAGGRNGQQLEDAVQRVPQLLRTRTRAVTADDYEHLAAQVSGVARARCITPNMAAPGQTYPGQIRALTVPPGQVTVALLPQVSLDDLIALDDPSTDPLSPMTGRIAPERLTLSAELRAAVQEELDLRRPVGTTLDLRAPQYVWVSVTATVRTAHGASRPVREDVRRRAMQVLYSYLNPFTGGPDGKGWPFGRTLTLSELYGLLRGVPGLEVVEDVQVVLTEPGQSDSRETITGSLPLPPQAIIVSDVHHVRVDH; encoded by the coding sequence GTGCCCCTACCCACCGTGAACCTCGACGACCGCCGCTTCGACGACATCCTCGACGAAGCCCGGCGCCTGATCCCGCAGTTCTGCCCGGAATGGACCGATCACAACCCCAGCGACCCGGGTATGGCCATCCTGGAAGTGTTCGCCTGGATGACCGACCTGCTGCTGTACCGCGTCAACCAGGTGCCGGACAAACTCCTGATCGCCTTCCTTGACCTGATCGGGGTGCAGCTCGCTCCGCCACGCGCAGCGCAGGCGCCCGTCACCTTCTACCTCAGCGCCCCGCAGGACACGCCGCTCGCCATTGCCGCCGGCACCGAGGTCGCCACGCTGCGCACCGAGGTCAATGAGGCCACCGTGTTCTCCACGGAGCGCGCCGGCGTGATCCGCCCCCCACGTCTCTCGGGGCTGTACACCGCCAACACCCTCGCGCAGGTGCGCCTGGGCGGGGAGGGCGACACCGCAGGCGTCCGGCACGACCTGGCGCAGCTGGGTCTGCCCGGCTACCGCTTTCCGATCTTCCAGCCGCAGCCGCAGCCGGGCGACGCGCTGTTCGTGCAGCTTGACGCCGATCACAGCGAGCATGTCCTGGCGCTGACGTTCGGCGTGGAACTCGCCGGGGGCGCGGGCGTCAACCCCCAGCATCCCCCTTACGTGTGGGAGGTGTGGCAGGGCGGCGTGAGCCGCTGGGCCCCCTGTGACGTCGAGTACGACGGCACGCACGCCTTCAACATTTCCGGCGAGCTGATTCTTCGCCTGCCCACCATGCGCGAGGGAAGCTTCTTCGACCAGCGCGGGTACTGGCTCCGCTGCCGCCTGACGAACGAACAGATGCACGCCGGGTACAAAGTCAGTCCCGATCTGGAGACCCTGCGGGTCGACGCCCGCGGCATCACCGTGCCCGCCCGGCACGCCACGGTCGTGACCAACGAGCTGCTGGGGCAGAGCAGCGGCGCCCCCGGGCAACGCTTCACGCTGCTGCACGGCCCGGTGCTGCACCTTGACCCGGACCGCGACCTGATCGAGGTGGTCACGCCCGAAGGAGACGCCAGTCTGTACACCCCGGTGGCCGACTTCTCGATGTCCTCGCCGCTGGACCGGCATTTCACCTTCGACACCAGCTCCCGCGAGGTGGCGTTCGCGCCCAGCATTCTGCAGCCCGACGGCAGCGTGTACCGCTTCGGCACCGTGCCCCCGCAGGGCGCCGCGATCCGCATGCGCCGCTACCAGTACGGCGGCGGTGCGGGCGGCAACGTCCCGGCGCGCAGCCTCACCGTGCTGAAAAGCAGCCTCCCGTACGTCGCGCGCGTTACCAACCACGCGCCGGCAGCCGGCGGACGCAACGGCCAGCAGCTCGAAGACGCCGTTCAGCGCGTGCCGCAGCTGCTGCGCACCCGCACCCGCGCGGTGACGGCCGATGATTACGAGCACCTCGCCGCTCAGGTCAGCGGCGTGGCCCGCGCCCGCTGCATCACGCCCAACATGGCCGCGCCCGGCCAGACGTATCCCGGCCAGATCCGGGCGCTGACCGTGCCGCCCGGTCAGGTCACCGTGGCCCTGCTGCCCCAGGTGTCACTGGACGACCTGATCGCCCTGGATGACCCCAGCACCGACCCGCTCTCCCCGATGACCGGGCGCATCGCGCCGGAACGCCTGACGCTCAGCGCTGAACTGCGCGCGGCGGTTCAGGAGGAACTTGACCTGCGCCGCCCGGTCGGCACCACCCTGGACCTGCGCGCCCCGCAGTACGTGTGGGTCAGCGTGACCGCCACCGTCCGCACCGCCCACGGCGCCAGCCGGCCCGTGCGGGAAGACGTGCGCCGGCGCGCCATGCAGGTGCTGTACAGCTACCTCAACCCCTTTACCGGCGGTCCGGACGGCAAAGGCTGGCCGTTCGGGCGGACCCTGACGCTCAGCGAACTGTACGGCCTGCTGCGCGGCGTGCCCGGCCTGGAAGTCGTGGAGGACGTGCAGGTCGTCCTGACCGAACCCGGCCAGTCCGACAGCCGCGAAACCATCACCGGCAGCCTGCCGCTGCCGCCGCAGGCGATCATCGTCTCCGACGTGCACCACGTGCGGGTGGACCACTGA
- a CDS encoding phage tail protein → MTPLPSASLQVRRGGDVLRVLPLARQLSIGRTPDNGLPLRDPSVAIRHAEITSENGAVLLTHLAAGDAVTFVNGHRLAPNQPRRLESGDEIQIGPFTLAYLTAAPETRPAPAPAGRVQEQGELAALPARPPLPTAAPEQPPRNAPALYTEFLPPFFQESEFLSRYLKIFEAVWEPLQRRQDSLDMVFDPRVAPPAVLTWMAQWLGVPLDPHWPEARQRAWLREAVTLYRWRGTRYGLSRALETVYGLSPVLREDSARPHTLTVRLLDPPDGDDTASREAVTAFIHAHAPAHARVDVEWVAAPPEASAPDPRPAPQAEPALDGTADPVLTTPLPSTPDQGSAGPPT, encoded by the coding sequence ATGACCCCCCTTCCCAGCGCCAGCCTGCAGGTCCGCCGCGGCGGCGACGTGCTGCGCGTCCTGCCGCTCGCCCGGCAGCTGTCCATCGGGCGAACCCCGGACAACGGCCTGCCGCTGCGCGACCCGAGCGTCGCCATCCGCCACGCCGAGATCACATCGGAAAACGGCGCGGTGCTGCTCACCCACCTCGCCGCTGGCGACGCCGTGACCTTCGTGAACGGCCACCGCCTCGCGCCGAACCAGCCGCGCCGGCTGGAGAGCGGCGACGAAATCCAGATCGGCCCCTTTACCCTGGCGTACCTGACGGCCGCGCCCGAAACGCGCCCGGCCCCCGCCCCCGCCGGGCGCGTGCAGGAGCAGGGGGAACTGGCCGCGCTGCCCGCCCGGCCACCACTGCCGACCGCCGCGCCCGAACAGCCCCCGCGGAACGCCCCGGCCCTGTACACCGAGTTCCTCCCACCGTTTTTTCAGGAGTCCGAGTTCCTCTCGCGGTACCTGAAGATCTTCGAGGCGGTCTGGGAACCCCTGCAGCGCCGCCAGGACAGCCTGGACATGGTGTTCGACCCGCGGGTGGCGCCGCCCGCGGTGCTGACCTGGATGGCCCAGTGGCTGGGGGTTCCCCTGGACCCGCACTGGCCGGAAGCGCGCCAGCGCGCCTGGCTGCGCGAGGCCGTCACCCTGTACCGCTGGCGCGGCACCCGCTACGGGCTGAGCCGCGCCCTGGAAACCGTGTACGGCCTGAGCCCCGTGCTGCGCGAAGACAGCGCCCGTCCCCACACCCTGACCGTGCGGCTGCTCGACCCGCCCGACGGGGACGACACCGCCAGCCGCGAGGCCGTCACGGCGTTCATTCATGCGCACGCGCCCGCCCACGCCCGGGTGGACGTCGAGTGGGTCGCCGCGCCTCCTGAGGCCTCCGCGCCCGACCCACGTCCGGCGCCGCAGGCTGAACCGGCGCTGGACGGCACAGCCGACCCGGTCCTCACGACGCCTCTTCCCTCCACGCCTGACCAGGGCTCCGCAGGACCTCCCACATGA